The DNA sequence AAGCCAGCAGCAAAGTTTCTCCCCAGGAATGAGCAGAGTGTGGTGCCCATGACCTTTGACCCAGATGTAAGTAGCATGTAACCTCTGTATATCTGCCCTGTGCaatcatgaaatacataaactgAGTAACTAATTTTATTTTGGTCAAAGACAACATACTATGGCGAGATTGGCATTGGGACTCCACCTCAGTTCTTTAAAGTTCTCTTTGACACCGGCTCCTCTGACCTGTGGGTTCCCTCCATCAGCTGCACCAGCTCTGCTTGTGGTGAGTATGATGATAAAGGTACATAGTCAGAATAAGTTAACATAGTGATGATTCTGTATTACAGGCCACCTATTGATTTattgttttagtcatttttcaaccaaaaatgctaaacatttgctggttcttctctcaaatgtgaggatttgagtttttttgtgtgatatAGGATAGTAAACGGAATATCTTCTGGTTTTGAAATATTTGTCGGTTAAAGCAAGTCATTTTAAATATGTCACCTCGGGCTCTGGGAAATTATGAGCATTTTTACTACTTTTGGGAGAATTCTGTAGACAAAACAATTAATCAGTAATCAAAAGAATTGttatttgcagccctaattCTTACTATATTGCTGAATTGATATGTGAATATTCTTGCAGATGcctttaaacagaaaaaaagtaattaaatgtctctctctcactagaCAAACATGTGAAGTTCAACAGCTCAGCATCCTCCACTTTTCAGGCCGGCACAAAGACTTTCTCCGTCTCATATGGCAGTGGATATGCAGCAGGGAATACTGGATATGATCTCATAAAGGTGAGGATTAAACATTCACTTTTCTGCTggccattttttttaacctttatttatccagtcaagtcgattgagaacatattctcatttgcaacgacgacctgtcacattcacacagttacacattcatacctggaagctgcctagtacaaccacagtctgatctgctggccactgagcagctccaccttgctcaagggcacctcagtggtggtaatgagggagggacaaacGCTGCTCTTTCGCTTTACCCCAGttacccagattttatcctgtcggtctggggattgaaccgacgacctcccgATCACAAACTCACgtctttaacctttaggccaccgcTGCCAGCAGTGGAATATCTTTACTAAAATTTCGGAATTTAGGACCAACTGGAAATTAAATACAGAACTTTACATAGTtctataaagtagttaaaactaGCTCCAAATTGACTGATACTTCTGTATTGATTTATAACCAAAACATATAATTTGCAGATCAAGTACTTTCAGTTTTGATACTTTAGTACATTTTGGTTACCgtttttacattaatatatCGGTGTTTtactacttaagtaaaggatcatGAAAACTGATGTTACATTTTCATCAGATAAGCAATCTCTACGTGGAGCACCAGATATTCGGCCTCACTGTAACAGAGGAAGCTTTCCTGGGCTTTGTACCCTGGGATGGAATTCTTGGTCTGGCCTTCCCTGGCTTGTCAAACGAAGGAGGCACACCTATATTTAACAACATGTGGAACCAGGGCAAAATCCCACAGAACATGTTCTCCATGTACCTGAGCCGGTGAGGTCTTATTTGAGTCACGAACAGAAACATGATGCCGAAAATCTTTCTCATGTGCAAGATGGTGTTTTTTATCAATTGTGCAGTGCTCTCATCTTCTTACAAACAATATCTGTGCCTCCAGTTCTATAGAGGGCAGTATGTTAATTCTGGGAGGAACTGATTCCTCATATTACACTGGAAGCATCCAGTGGATCCCCCTGTATCAGGCCACTAACTTTTGGAGCATCCAAATACAAAGGTAGTTTGCCTTTTCATGTTTAAATgtcaatgttttaaatgtttttttgttgttgtttttttaaacacaatatAGCCACTTCACAATTGACATTATTTGGAGGTCTTCTTCTTGCCTCTGATGTATGTAACAGATGCATTTTTATCGATACTTCCTTTATGTTGCAGCATCACCATCAATGGGAACACTGTTGCGTGCTCAGGGAGTTGTGCAGCATCAGTTGACTCTGGTACTTCTTTCATCATCGGCCCTAGCAAAGATATTAACAACATCAATGGTTGGTTGGGAGCCTTCTCAGATCAGTATGGTGATGTAagtgttttgaatgttttgtataatattaaatatgtttagTGACCTGTTCTGggtttaacatttttgtttgtctgtctctcaggctgCTGTGAGCTGCAGTAACACAGATCTCTTGCCAGACATTGTGTTCAACATAAACGGCTACAGCTTCGCTCTCCCTCCATCAGTCTATGTCATCAAGGTTTGTGTTTTAAGCACAAAGTGATGTGTGGTACCACTTTCTAAGGCATACTTAAAGAGTTAATAGTTAGTGGCTTCATCAATGTTTATAAATCATTTATTAAGCCATGAATAATTTAAGCCATTATTAGAGCAATGTTTGCTTTATAGAGTATTAATAATTCATTAATATGGACAACTTTTAGATTGCCAGGTTTTGAGAAATTCTTTTTAGCAATGTATATCCTCCACCAGTATAACTTGCCTTGTCTTTTTAGATCTTTATTTAATCAGGACAAACACTGCAGGGCATCTGCAATACAAATCTGTCTATTACCAAGCCGTTTATATACTCAACTCAAGACTTGATGGGTATTGATTAGGTGATAAATCCATAACCCTTTATTATTGGCATGAACGATAAATGGGTTATGGTATGAATGTTCTGCAGCTCGTTTCCAGACGTACATGGTTGAGGAAATGGTCTTAGACAAAGCCTGTTtacctatttttttcttttcatttttctgaATGATTTATAGCTATATGAATAAAAATCAGAATCAAATGTAAGTATGTTGACACTAAGTTGACTCCAGTTCTCAGTAGATCTCAATATGTGTAAAAAGAAGTGTAGAGAACAAATTTACAGGATGAATAAGACCCAAGCATACAGCTAGCATACACCGAGATTTCAAGCTAAACAAATACAGGCAAACTTAAACATGTGGTATAGCTATTACAGGCATGAGCTGTTCCAGAAACTACATATATAAAGGTGAGATTGGTATGTCTACTAAACATTCAGTTGCCATTTTACTGCATTAGTTAATAGTTGTAGCTAAAAGGTTATaatcatagaaataaaatggattttatttctatggttataatgttcagttttctATTCTGTTATACTGCcaggtgtttttattattttgtccacaCCATTTGGATAAATGAGGGTAATTCTTAATAACTGTATAATACAATACAGTTCAATAGCACAACAAAGTACATCCTTCAAAATGCATTAGTTGCAACATGGAAACCCTTTATGGACGCAATATTAGAAAGTGGTACCAGATTttcatcaataaaaaaaactttaaaaagtagcctttgcagatttatttatatgttcCAGTATTTATATAACCTAAGGTGATTAAGCTGatctctgtcctctctcctcAGTCTGCCTCTGGGTGCAGAACAGGGTTTGCATCTGGCACCTGGATCCTGGGTGAGGTCTTCATGCAGCAGTTCTACACCGCCTTCgacatcaacaacaacagggTGGGCTTTGCTCAGGCTGTGTAAATGCATGTGAAAAGCTGGGCCAGTTTAAAAACGATATTAGCCATTTGCCTAAGGCTCTAGTCTGAAAGTCTGCGATATTTAGAAACtcatttactttattttgtatCAACACGATACCTGTGAAAGCATTCATATCTGTGAAggaaactaataaaataatacCTTTCAGACCTTAAAGTCAGCGTTTCTTTGATTTACAGGAGGAATTCAGGGATTCAAATGCCTGTAGAGTATTTCTATAATATTCTGCATGTTTTTCTCCAATATGGATCTGTGCTTTGCCACTGGATGGCAGAGAACTCCATGTGCTGCACATTCAGTCACTTCACCATTCATGTGATTCTCCTGGGAGGGGCCTGAGGAGTGGATGAGTCATCTTACTTAGAATTCAGTCTCTAAAACACAGATCCGCCAGTCATTCATTGTCAACAAGCGCCGGCTTACATTAATGCCATCTGTGATGTTAAGTGAtctgagattttctttaggCTGCTGCATTTGTTCTAATTATAACCTGTGATTTACAGGGATGAGTCATT is a window from the Perca flavescens isolate YP-PL-M2 chromosome 4, PFLA_1.0, whole genome shotgun sequence genome containing:
- the LOC114554504 gene encoding pepsin A, which produces MKSAFVFLAFLAVSQGIFRIPLMRGKSARQQLEERGLFDDYRRKFPYKPAAKFLPRNEQSVVPMTFDPDTTYYGEIGIGTPPQFFKVLFDTGSSDLWVPSISCTSSACDKHVKFNSSASSTFQAGTKTFSVSYGSGYAAGNTGYDLIKISNLYVEHQIFGLTVTEEAFLGFVPWDGILGLAFPGLSNEGGTPIFNNMWNQGKIPQNMFSMYLSRSIEGSMLILGGTDSSYYTGSIQWIPLYQATNFWSIQIQSITINGNTVACSGSCAASVDSGTSFIIGPSKDINNINGWLGAFSDQYGDAAVSCSNTDLLPDIVFNINGYSFALPPSVYVIKSASGCRTGFASGTWILGEVFMQQFYTAFDINNNRVGFAQAV